The following coding sequences lie in one Musa acuminata AAA Group cultivar baxijiao chromosome BXJ1-8, Cavendish_Baxijiao_AAA, whole genome shotgun sequence genomic window:
- the LOC135587512 gene encoding uncharacterized protein LOC135587512, whose amino-acid sequence MASSAPATVVLFLAVLSLLSAYASARPGIPFNTVFVSYTITTTASSDDALPGLHQTSVFVSVYRIIAPIRNFHPDSRPTRIARPALLPRREVVPAEPAALGFSSLHDRAKDVLVVVIGLLFGVGCGAITAATMCLAWSLVTHRHEICGSDEYSDEEEGADESPKAGYVRVPAADPVSVN is encoded by the coding sequence ATGGCTTCCTCCGCCCCTGCCACCGTTGTCCTCTTCCTCGCCGTGCTCTCCCTCCTCTCCGCCTACGCCTCCGCGCGTCCCGGCATCCCGTTCAACACCGTATTCGTCAGCTACACTATCACTACAACTGCCTCGTCCGACGACGCCCTCCCCGGCCTCCACCAAACCTCCGTGTTCGTCTCCGTGTACCGCATCATCGCCCCCATCCGCAACTTCCACCCCGATTCCCGCCCCACGAGGATCGCCCGGCCGGCTCTCCTCCCTCGCCGCGAGGTCGTCCCCGCCGAGCCCGCCGCCCTCGGGTTCAGCTCCCTCCATGACCGCGCTAAGGACGTCCTCGTGGTTGTCATCGGCCTCCTTTTCGGGGTCGGGTGCGGCGCCATCACCGCCGCCACCATGTGCCTGGCTTGGTCCCTCGTCACCCACCGGCACGAGATCTGCGGCTCCGATGAGTACAGCGACGAGGAGGAGGGTGCCGACGAGAGCCCCAAGGCGGGCTACGTCAGGGTCCCGGCAGCCGACCCGGTCTCCGTCAATTAG